The window ATCAACATCAGAGTAATCTTTAAGGATCTGTTTTGCTTCTTCAATTGTAACACCGGGATTCGGTGACAATGTAGTAATCTGTGACATGATATCATAATTTCCCTGATGATTTATGTAATCCCTGACCCTGTCATACCTCATGCCATATACTACTCTTGTGCTGTCATACGAATAAACTACTCCTTTATAGACCGTATTTATATCTACGTAACAAAATACCTTACTTATATCACCGTAATCACGTACACTTATAATGTCATTTTCATGATCATTGTATTCATCTCCAATAAATTTTTTATAAAACTCAACTGCACGTTCTTTGGCCTCTTCCTCTGATACAACAATCTCACCACCAGCCCTCCAAAACGTACCACCGCCAGGTACATACTTGCAGATCATTTTTCTCTCAGGATCATAATTTATTTCAACAGTTCTCTTTCCTGCACCATAATTTTCCAGAACTCCCGAGAATACAATAACTGGAGATAAATAAGTATTATAATTATTGGCTTTCCCAAGAAACATTATCAAGAGTATTTTTATCAACATCTGGCAGTAATCTTAATATCTCCTGTTTTGCTTCATTAATAAGAGACTGCTTTTCTTCATCACTGTAAGTTAAAGCAGTATTCTCATCTTGGGGCCAAGTGACTTTCATCAAAGAGGGACTTCCCGTATAATTAGCAGGACTCAGTTCATCTGTTGACTGAACTGTTGGTGTTTCTGTTGTAGGACTGTTGTTGTCTACCGTGGATGTACATCCTCCAACAAATACAATTCCCACAATAGACACCAATAAAAGTAAAATGTGCATCAATTCTGATTTTTCCATGATATATTCACATCTGACTCAAATAATCGCAGAAAAAATATAATTTTATAATATATCCACTTTATCGGACAAAGTACGAACTGATCGATTTTTCTAAAAAAAGTATTGTGATTCTAACAATTCACAGCACATAAAGAACATCACCGGTATGAGCGTCAATTATTCCATAATGCATTCTCCCATTAGAGGTCGTATATGGAAGTTCCCAGACCAGTTTGAAAGGCCTGACAATATAGCCGTCTTCCAAACAATTATCCATAACAGTATTGTCGTCCCACATGAGATTAGGAAAAGAATCATATTCATAACGTGGGCAATATTCAATAGAAACTTCTTCACCGTCATTTTTATCCTTGAGATATTTTTCAAGAATCTCTTTGGCTTCGTCAATTGTAATATCAGGTGTAGGCGACAAAGTAGTTATCTGCGACATAATATCGTGACTTCCCTGACCATTGTAATAGTTCCATACTCTGTCATACCTAAGGTCATAACCGACACCTGAATTATCGAAAGAATAGATTATCCCTTTATACTTCGTGGTAATATCCGCATCATAAAGCTGGGGGTCATTTTCGTCGTTGAATACAGTTACAAAGTCGTCTTTGTGATACTCATACTCATTAGCATTAGCTTTTTTGTAAAATTCAAGTGCATGCTCTTTGGCTTCGTCCCGGGATATAATAGTCTTGTCACTATCCTGACAAAAAACTCCGTTCTGAAGCGTATACGAACACACTATCTTTCTTTCAGGGTCATACCGAATCTCAACAGCAGTATCCTTTCCGCCGTATGGCTCCATAACATTACTAAATACTAAAACAGGCATCTGGTAACTATTATAGCCATTATACCCCCATGAAACGTTATCAAGAGTACTTTCATCGATATCCGGAAAAAGCCTCATTATTTCCTGTTTCGCTTCTTTAACTGCCGAATCCATTTTTTCACCACTGTACGAAGGCGGAACCGGATTTTCATCCAGAGGAGGCCAGGGTTCCTGAGGCCAGGGAACTTTCAGGGACGAACTTTCTGTATCATTTGCAGAACTCACTTCTTCAGTGGACTGAATTGCCTGTGTTTCTGTTGCAGGTTTACTATCCTCTGCAGAGGTGCATCCTGAAACCAGTACTGCTATTATAATAAGAAATAAAGCCAAAACCACAGATATAAAAATGTTTTTTTCCTTCATTCTCATATTAGAATAACTCATTTTACCACATTTAGATATAAAATTCAATAATATATTTTATTTCTCTGACAAAGTGCAAATTGATTAAAACTTAAAATTTGAGTAGTATAGAAAGTTAATCTAATTTAAAAAAATGACCGGACATAAAAAGTCCGGTACATTAAATTTTCATGCGTTTATATTGTGCATACAGAATAACCATATCCTCCGTCAGAAGCCGTAAATGATGTTCTGATAGAGTGTTTTTGCCTAGGGTGGTCAAAGTACTCATAAGTCCTATAACCGTTACTTGCCACCCAGCTGTTGTAAACTTTTTTTGACCATGGTCCAAAAGGCATATGAAGGTGCCCTTTAACTTCAAGAGTTATATCAATTTCATTTACATCATTTCCATTGATATGCTCTACTTTTCCAAGAGCCTGGAAACAGTCATTGGAACTACTGCTGATCCAGTCTCCTTCTGATGTTACGTCATATGCCCCCCAATGTGTTGTATGAGTATGTGCACTCACTGGCGATGCAAATACCGCTGCTGCCGCAAGCAGTACCAGGCACGTTAGTGCCACTTTTCCAAAACCTGGGTTTTTCATTTTTTACCCCCTGTCAAATTTTTATACTTTTCTTTTTTTGTGAAGAGAACACGGGAATTCATATTATACCTGAGATAAATGGCAGGCAACCGGAAATTTTTCAAATCAATGCACCTGAAAGATTTTTCAGGTCAGAATATCTGAATAATTTTTCCGGGTTTTTACCAGGACCATTTATATCTGACGGCAAATCATTCGGGGTTATCCTCAAACTAGCAATATAATTTGGATATATATATTATTTCTAAGACAAAATGCGAATTAATTCGCACTTTGTCCCATAAACGATATATACCGGAAAAAACGCCTGAAAATCTTTTAAAAATATTTACTCAAAAAAATGATATTCCCAGGAGATTTAAGGAATTCATGCATTATTTCCCTGAATTTTATATGCTCAAAAAATAGGGTGGAGAAAATTTTGCAATGCGCAGTTTCTTTGACCTTTGACTGTTTATTCAGTTACTCTATTTTGTGGTTTTTTTATTAAGTAATTGTTTTTTCAGTAATTTAGTTTTTTATCATTGTCCAAAGAGCTGAAAGACTCTGAATAAAAAAACTGTTTTATCCTTTCATGGTATTCATCGTCAATATCGTACATAACAAACCATCCACTGGTGTGCGGCCTGACTATCCCGCAGTCCTTAAGGCAGTTGAGATGCCTGCTGACAGTAGATTCCGAATACCCCAAATCTTCGGCAATTCCTTTGTTGTTGATGCCAGGGTTTCTATAGATTACCTCGAGAATACTTCTGAGGATACCGTTTTTTAGTATCAGAATTAGATTTTTTTCATCTTTTGAATAACTGGAATTGCTGGCGAAATAATGAAGTCTGCCGTTTGCACTAAGAGTATTTATAAGTCCCTCGGACTCAAGCACTTTTAAGTGATACTCCACAGTGCCTTTGTTCAGCCCCGATACACGGTATATTTCGCTGAAATATATGCCCGGGTTTTCCTTTATATAATTGTAGACATCCGTTCTCTTATCATTGTCAGGAATATTTTTCCAGCCGGTATTTTTCACCCTTAAACACGGAAAAACGACAAATGGAAAGAAAAATCCTGAAGACAAAGCCGGGTTACAAAGCAGATCAGATCCC of the Methanomicrobium sp. W14 genome contains:
- a CDS encoding PepSY domain-containing protein, with the translated sequence MFLGKANNYNTYLSPVIVFSGVLENYGAGKRTVEINYDPERKMICKYVPGGGTFWRAGGEIVVSEEEAKERAVEFYKKFIGDEYNDHENDIISVRDYGDISKVFCYVDINTVYKGVVYSYDSTRVVYGMRYDRVRDYINHQGNYDIMSQITTLSPNPGVTIEEAKQILKDYSDVDIQDGYVRSPLRLVWELPFIKKDDNKMHYITIDAHTGEIIFYE
- a CDS encoding winged helix-turn-helix transcriptional regulator, which gives rise to MFTEFKRGIPAIIVFAAGGVLYGAFVAGSFCHAVNLPESSNFLSNSAFESYLFYMAEAVSGIIPECARCCNCIHGSFFLGSDLLCNPALSSGFFFPFVVFPCLRVKNTGWKNIPDNDKRTDVYNYIKENPGIYFSEIYRVSGLNKGTVEYHLKVLESEGLINTLSANGRLHYFASNSSYSKDEKNLILILKNGILRSILEVIYRNPGINNKGIAEDLGYSESTVSRHLNCLKDCGIVRPHTSGWFVMYDIDDEYHERIKQFFYSESFSSLDNDKKLNY